The following proteins are co-located in the Tardibacter chloracetimidivorans genome:
- a CDS encoding superoxide dismutase has translation MTINEASARTPVAAPSTVPAFAGNHQIKPLKFDPARLEGLSERLITSHHENNYAGSVKTLNALRPRLAAALADTEAPPAIYGGLKREELHRTGSVVLHEIYFDGLGGDGRAAGSVRDAIDAAFGSFATWEAEFRRTGMSLAGGSGWTILAYNVHTRSLNNHWAWDHMHGAAAGIPLLALDMYEHSFHMDYGTQAARYIDAWFKNLDWEATDRRYAQAIATASA, from the coding sequence ATGACGATCAACGAAGCCTCCGCCCGGACGCCGGTCGCCGCGCCGTCGACCGTCCCCGCCTTTGCCGGCAACCATCAAATCAAGCCGCTCAAGTTCGATCCGGCCAGGCTTGAGGGCTTGTCCGAGCGATTGATCACGTCGCACCACGAGAACAACTATGCCGGCTCGGTCAAGACGCTGAACGCATTGCGGCCACGGCTGGCCGCCGCGCTCGCCGATACCGAAGCGCCGCCTGCCATCTACGGCGGCCTCAAACGCGAGGAACTGCACCGTACCGGCTCGGTGGTGCTGCATGAAATCTACTTCGACGGGTTGGGCGGCGACGGCCGGGCGGCCGGTTCGGTCCGCGACGCCATTGACGCCGCCTTCGGCTCGTTCGCGACATGGGAGGCGGAATTCCGCCGCACCGGCATGAGCCTTGCGGGCGGCTCTGGCTGGACAATCCTCGCTTACAACGTCCACACGCGCTCGCTCAACAATCATTGGGCTTGGGATCACATGCACGGCGCTGCGGCCGGCATACCGCTGCTCGCGCTCGATATGTATGAACACAGCTTTCACATGGATTACGGCACCCAAGCCGCCAGGTATATCGACGCGTGGTTCAAGAACCTCGACTGGGAAGCGACCGACCGCCGTTATGCGCAGGCGATCGCCACCGCCAGCGCCTGA
- a CDS encoding sensor histidine kinase produces the protein MRSTVSRLVALNALLLVISMVAGALGGWIATRGVVEREARNRIELESHVIALEAQRGGLDRALEIIRAKAERPGSPEYYLVGPDGRTLIGDIQIVPRKVGWHFIDQPPPQPGVEGVHLLAMTRRLPDGSLLIVGEDMERSEAIRDAVFGAILTAGGIALVFGIIAGLFATRQTLRQMKRINVTVRAVERGDLSARTGAPVDARTDLDQLALAIDRMLDRIDTLVATIRRVSAEVAHDLRTPLTRVRHSVELALAQHDEELRSAALGEALAGLDEALRLFSAVLDLAEIDAGNARARFQPIDLAEIVDRVVDAYRAEIEASGRNISVSLAREALVAGDADLLARALANLIENALKYSGEHARIDVSVTEQADTLTMAVADDGPGVSDCEVSEMLRPFGRLDRARRASGNGLGLAIADAVARLHRGALAFARLQPGLAVEIRLPRAPAVTAARILDQVD, from the coding sequence TTGCGCTCGACGGTGTCCCGTCTTGTTGCGCTCAACGCGCTGCTGCTCGTCATCAGCATGGTCGCCGGCGCGCTCGGCGGCTGGATCGCAACGCGCGGGGTGGTTGAGCGCGAGGCTCGAAATCGCATCGAGCTGGAGTCGCACGTGATCGCCCTCGAAGCGCAACGGGGAGGCCTTGATCGCGCACTGGAAATAATTCGAGCGAAGGCCGAGCGGCCGGGGTCGCCCGAGTATTATTTAGTTGGGCCAGATGGACGCACGCTGATCGGCGACATCCAAATTGTACCGCGAAAGGTCGGTTGGCACTTTATCGACCAGCCTCCGCCGCAACCCGGCGTCGAGGGCGTCCATCTGCTGGCGATGACGCGACGCCTTCCCGATGGATCCCTTCTCATCGTTGGGGAGGATATGGAGCGAAGCGAAGCAATCCGCGACGCTGTTTTCGGGGCCATTCTGACCGCTGGCGGAATCGCGTTGGTGTTCGGCATCATCGCAGGCCTCTTCGCCACGCGGCAGACGCTGCGCCAGATGAAGCGGATCAACGTTACCGTCCGAGCAGTCGAGCGTGGCGATCTCTCGGCGCGGACCGGCGCTCCGGTCGATGCGCGCACCGATCTTGATCAACTCGCGTTGGCCATCGACCGTATGCTCGATCGGATTGACACGCTGGTAGCCACGATCCGTCGCGTGTCGGCGGAGGTCGCCCACGACCTGCGCACGCCGCTCACGCGGGTGAGGCACTCTGTTGAATTGGCGTTGGCACAGCACGATGAAGAGCTCAGGTCTGCGGCGCTGGGTGAGGCGTTGGCCGGGCTGGACGAGGCGCTTCGGCTGTTCAGTGCGGTGCTGGATCTAGCGGAGATTGATGCCGGTAACGCGCGCGCGCGATTTCAGCCTATCGACCTGGCGGAGATCGTTGACCGGGTGGTGGATGCCTATCGTGCAGAGATCGAGGCTTCCGGCCGCAACATCTCTGTGAGCTTAGCGCGAGAAGCGCTGGTCGCCGGTGACGCCGACCTGCTGGCGCGTGCGCTCGCCAACCTGATTGAGAACGCGCTCAAATACTCCGGTGAGCACGCTCGTATCGATGTTTCGGTCACCGAGCAGGCCGACACGTTGACGATGGCGGTCGCCGACGACGGTCCCGGCGTATCCGATTGCGAGGTCTCCGAGATGCTGCGCCCGTTCGGGCGCTTGGACCGAGCGCGGCGTGCATCCGGCAACGGCCTTGGCCTCGCCATCGCCGACGCCGTTGCCCGACTGCACCGTGGAGCGCTGGCCTTTGCGCGGCTCCAGCCAGGGCTGGCGGTCGAAATCAGATTGCCGCGGGCACCGGCGGTGACGGCGGCTCGAATACTGGATCAAGTTGACTGA
- a CDS encoding response regulator transcription factor — protein MRLLLIEDDEDTGSAVVEALRARGHAVDWEDDGKSGLDRAVSGAHALLIVDRMLPEMDGLSVVTELRRRQVVAPVLMLTALGSVGQRVEGLEGGADDYLVKPFAIAELVARVEALQRRAAGPPSILSLGDLTLDRLARTVRRGNTPIELIPREFQLLELLLNSPAVLTRLMLLETVWKFRFDPGRNLVESHISRLRAKIDRGDDPPLIHTVRGEGYAAWSD, from the coding sequence ATGCGCCTACTACTGATCGAGGACGACGAGGACACGGGGAGCGCCGTTGTTGAAGCGCTGCGTGCTCGCGGTCACGCCGTCGATTGGGAGGACGACGGAAAAAGCGGACTTGATCGCGCCGTGAGCGGTGCTCACGCGTTGCTGATCGTTGACCGAATGCTGCCAGAGATGGATGGGCTATCGGTTGTCACCGAGCTGCGCCGTCGCCAAGTCGTAGCACCCGTGCTGATGCTCACGGCGCTAGGCTCCGTGGGCCAACGAGTCGAAGGTCTTGAAGGTGGAGCCGACGACTATCTTGTCAAACCGTTCGCGATCGCCGAACTGGTCGCGCGCGTTGAAGCGCTGCAGCGCCGGGCGGCCGGCCCGCCCAGCATCCTCTCGCTGGGCGATCTGACACTCGACCGTCTCGCTCGGACGGTGCGGAGAGGCAACACGCCCATCGAACTAATCCCACGCGAGTTCCAGCTTCTCGAACTACTGCTGAACTCGCCGGCCGTGCTTACGCGGTTGATGCTGCTGGAGACCGTGTGGAAGTTCCGTTTCGATCCTGGCAGGAACCTCGTCGAAAGCCACATCAGTCGGCTGCGGGCAAAGATCGATCGCGGTGACGATCCCCCCCTGATCCATACCGTTCGTGGAGAAGGCTATGCCGCTTGGAGTGATTAG
- a CDS encoding Cj0069 family protein: MNGRRVKSALTTCPKIGLLWRTDLPTSPADVQSARQWPIMAALRELGGEVEAIGYADETAGTTRDRLLTCDGVMVWADPISDAGDRSRLDPILREAAAAGVSISAHPDIIAKMGVKSVLHATRALGWGTDTHRYADLEELRALLLERLASGPRVLKENRSNGGRGVWRVEVADRGGGAQPIVSVLHAARDSVPFKIPLDALIARFAPYFERGECLIDQPFQPRLGDGMIRCYVSEGTVVGFGHQLIRALLPLPAEGVDSPKAQPGPRVMQPADAGAFQSLRDDMEQSWIPGLQHILAIEHDELPLLWDADFLYGPKDDRGSDSYVLCEINVSSVAPFPPSAVRQVADAAYRRAVAAHERRVAGRGTTASPA, translated from the coding sequence ATGAACGGGAGGCGAGTGAAGTCGGCCTTGACCACTTGCCCCAAGATCGGCCTGTTGTGGCGAACCGACCTCCCCACCAGCCCTGCGGACGTGCAAAGCGCGCGCCAGTGGCCGATCATGGCAGCGCTGCGTGAGTTGGGCGGTGAGGTTGAGGCGATTGGATATGCCGACGAGACGGCTGGTACAACGCGCGACCGTCTGCTGACGTGCGATGGCGTGATGGTCTGGGCCGACCCGATCAGCGACGCCGGTGACCGCTCAAGGCTCGATCCGATTTTGCGCGAGGCCGCGGCGGCGGGCGTCTCGATCAGCGCGCATCCCGATATCATCGCGAAAATGGGCGTGAAAAGCGTGCTTCACGCCACGCGGGCGCTGGGTTGGGGCACCGACACACACCGCTACGCCGATCTGGAGGAACTGCGCGCGCTGCTTCTTGAACGCCTGGCTTCCGGGCCGCGTGTGCTCAAGGAAAATCGGAGCAATGGCGGCCGGGGCGTGTGGCGGGTCGAAGTTGCTGACCGGGGGGGTGGCGCCCAACCGATCGTTTCGGTCCTTCACGCCGCGCGGGACAGCGTTCCGTTCAAGATCCCCCTCGATGCCCTGATCGCTCGGTTCGCACCCTATTTTGAGCGCGGCGAATGCCTCATCGACCAACCGTTCCAACCGCGGCTCGGGGACGGCATGATCCGCTGCTATGTGAGCGAGGGCACGGTCGTCGGTTTCGGCCACCAACTGATCCGCGCGCTATTGCCGCTACCCGCGGAAGGGGTCGATTCTCCGAAGGCGCAGCCGGGGCCGCGGGTCATGCAGCCTGCCGACGCCGGCGCTTTCCAGTCGCTCAGAGACGATATGGAACAGTCGTGGATTCCCGGGTTGCAGCACATCCTCGCCATCGAGCATGACGAGCTGCCGCTCCTGTGGGACGCGGACTTCCTCTACGGGCCGAAAGACGATCGCGGCTCGGACAGCTATGTCTTGTGCGAGATCAACGTCAGTTCGGTCGCGCCGTTTCCGCCCAGCGCCGTGCGACAGGTGGCGGATGCCGCATACCGTCGCGCGGTCGCGGCGCACGAACGCCGTGTCGCCGGCCGAGGAACCACGGCTTCGCCGGCATAA
- the chrA gene encoding chromate efflux transporter, translating to MQTNVPSEAVGSAEGQGILPQLSYAQIFAKFLRFGFLAWGGPIAQIAMIRRELVDEEHWVSSARFNRILAVYQVLPGPEAHELCVFFGTLPKGKLGGLLAGLGFMMPGFVLMFALSWLYLSTGIMQTAAATAAFLGVQPAVIALIVRAVHRIGGHILLDRWLWGIAGVAGLAALVGTPFWLTLPIAGLVYMFATRRQRVTAGLLMAVLVGLGLYFAWVTFAGPVGGDAVSAQPVANQEPSLLDLFISGLKAGLLTFGGAYTVIPFLRVDAVGNGWMTDAQFLDGLALSGILPAPLIIFSTFIGYFGGGPLGAIVMTIGIFLPAFSFSLFFHDQLERLVDNEKIKTFLEGISAAVVGLIAATTLELGQKTLVNVPGVVIPLAIFAVALALLYVFKAKTTILWVVLAAAGAGLVLFG from the coding sequence ATGCAGACAAATGTACCGAGCGAGGCTGTAGGTTCTGCGGAAGGTCAAGGCATTTTGCCGCAGCTTTCGTATGCACAGATCTTCGCCAAGTTCTTGCGGTTCGGTTTCCTGGCATGGGGTGGCCCGATCGCCCAAATCGCCATGATCCGCCGCGAGTTGGTCGACGAGGAACACTGGGTCTCAAGTGCCAGGTTCAACCGCATCCTAGCCGTGTATCAGGTGCTCCCCGGTCCGGAGGCTCACGAGCTATGCGTCTTCTTCGGCACGCTTCCTAAAGGAAAGCTCGGCGGTCTTCTTGCAGGCCTGGGATTCATGATGCCGGGCTTTGTCCTAATGTTCGCGCTGTCCTGGCTGTATCTCTCCACCGGGATCATGCAGACTGCCGCCGCAACCGCGGCATTTCTCGGAGTGCAACCGGCCGTCATCGCCCTGATCGTGCGCGCCGTGCACCGGATTGGCGGTCACATCCTGCTCGACCGCTGGCTTTGGGGTATCGCGGGCGTCGCCGGCCTAGCGGCCCTCGTCGGCACGCCGTTCTGGCTCACCCTGCCGATCGCGGGCCTCGTCTATATGTTCGCGACGCGCCGTCAGCGGGTGACGGCCGGCCTGCTCATGGCCGTGCTCGTCGGGCTCGGGCTCTACTTCGCCTGGGTCACTTTCGCCGGTCCGGTTGGTGGAGATGCGGTCTCGGCGCAACCCGTCGCAAACCAAGAACCGTCGCTGCTGGATCTTTTCATCTCGGGCCTCAAGGCCGGGCTCCTCACCTTTGGCGGGGCCTACACAGTCATCCCGTTCCTGCGTGTCGATGCGGTTGGCAATGGATGGATGACGGATGCGCAGTTCCTCGACGGGCTCGCCCTATCGGGGATTCTGCCGGCACCCCTGATCATCTTCTCGACGTTCATCGGATATTTCGGCGGCGGCCCACTCGGAGCGATCGTGATGACGATCGGCATCTTCCTGCCGGCATTCAGCTTTTCTCTGTTCTTTCATGACCAGCTTGAACGGCTGGTGGACAACGAAAAGATCAAGACCTTCCTAGAGGGAATATCAGCAGCGGTCGTCGGGCTGATCGCCGCCACGACGCTGGAACTAGGGCAAAAGACTCTCGTGAACGTGCCCGGCGTGGTGATCCCGCTCGCGATCTTCGCCGTCGCCCTCGCGCTCCTTTACGTGTTCAAGGCCAAAACGACGATCCTGTGGGTTGTTCTCGCCGCGGCGGGGGCGGGCCTCGTCCTGTTCGGATGA